CAGGGCTCAATTGCCCTTGCCGATTCGGTCGAAGCAAAAGTCGAGCAGCATGGTACTTCCAAATATCTGGAAATTATCGGAATCAGTTCCAAGGTCACTGATCATCTGTTGACCATTCATCTCCAGATTAAAAACAAAGACAACGGCGATAATCGCGGCTATTATCGGGCGAGCTGGCTTGATGAGTCAGGAGAGCCTGTGTGGGATGAGGAGGCCTGGAAACCGCTGCTGCTTCATGGAAATCAGAAAATGAATATCAAGCTGGTGGCTCCGACCACAAAAGCCAAAGATTATAAAATCGAATTCAGCGCAGAAGAAAATTACCGGGAATAAGCAATCTTATTTCATTTTTATAAACAGCTGGGGTGAGGTCACTATGATGATCAGATCAAATAGTATAAAAATTCTTTTATTATTCGCGTTCGTCTTCTCCTGGGGCTGCGCGGCGACGACTCCTTCCGTAGGAGACAATGTCCATTATGGCAATGCCAAGGATGTCGAACAGGTTACCACCGAATTTGGCTCAACAGACCTGCAGTTGATCGCCGAAGCGATGGCCCGATCTCTCGCTCAATCAGCAAGTGGAAATAAGGAAAAAATATTGGTCACCATCGCCGATGTGAAGAATAAGACAGACGAATATATTGACACCAAATCCATAACCGATTCCATCCGGGTCCAGTTGCTCAAGGGAGGTACGATGCGATTTGCCACCGACTTGTCCGATATGAAAAGCCAGACGGATGAGTTGAACCGGCAAGACAGCGGACTTTACAAGAAAGAAACGACGGCCAAGATGGGGAAAATGGAAGGGGCGCAGTATCGTATCGAAGGGAATATCACCTCCATTGTAAAGAGGGCTGACAATATCAAGGATGTTTATTACAAATTCACTCTGATGATGACCAATATTGAATCAGGAACCATTGAATGGACTGACGAGAAAGAGATCCGAAAAACAGCAAAACGTTAAGGGACTTTTCAGTGCGGAAAGGAAAATCATGAATAAAAAGCTAGTCGCTATTCTCATCTGTTTGTTCGCTTCCTCTTTGACCCTGCAGGCAAAAGGCGCCGGTTTCTACGCGGGTGCGGGACTGGGAGAGAGCCGGACCTCCCTCTCCGCCTCTTTAGACAAAGATCGCGATACCGCATTTAATCTGTTTGGAGGAATTCAAATCAATCCCAATCTCGCCACCGAGCTTGAATACCTGAATCTGGGCAAAGTGACCCTCGGGAACGGTTCCGGCAATTCCGATGGATGGGCCGCGTCAATGGTCGGTATTCTCCCGATGAGAGGGAACATCTCTTTATTTGGAAAGTTTGGGCTGGCCCGAATCAATACCACCTGGGACTCCAGCTCCGGCATTTCTCCCGACACCCAAACTGAAACGGGAGTCACTTTGGGACTGGGGGGGGAACTCGATTTTTCACCCAGAAACGGAGCCCGTCTCTCTTACGATGCCTATCAAGTCGGAACCACTGATCCGGTCACGGGGCATAGTCATACCCTGAAGCTCTCTCTTCTCTACCGTTTTTAATGATGTCACCTGCCTCTCCCCTCTTGTCTGACCTGAAAGTAGTTCCTCTCATCTCTTGACTTACGGATAATTTACGGTTATTATTTCCCCATGTCCATCACGCCCAAGCAAAAAAAGATTTTAGAGTTTATCTCCCACTATACGGCTCAGAGCGGCTACTCTCCCTCCCAACAGGAGATCGCCGAAGCATTCGGATACAAGTCACTGGGCACGGTTCAAGACTTTCTGATCCGGCTTCAAAAAAACGGTTATCTGGAAAAGCCCTGGAATGCCAAAAGAGGGATTAAGGTTCGTTCCCAGAGTGCTTCTCTTCCGTTGTTAGGCAAGGTTGCCGCGGGGACTCCTATTGAACATCTGATTCATCAGGAACAGATTGAAGTTCCTCCGAAGATGATCAAAAAAGGGGGAGATTATTACGCGCTTCTGGTCAAGGGGGACTCCATGAAAGACGACGGCATTCTGGATGGAGATTATGTCATTGTCCGAAAACAGTCCACCGCCGAGAATGGTCAAAAGATCATTGCGATTATCGACAACGGAGCGACGATCAAAAACTATTTCAAGCGGAAGGAAAGGCTTGAATTAAAGCCTGCCAACGAGACATTCGACCCGATCCTTCTTGACCCTTCCGCCTCGTTTAGAATCGAGGGGCTCTTTGTCGGCCTGATCCGGTTTACCCAGGAGAAAAGATGACCCGAACTTTTTCTGAACTGAAGCATTTAATCGGAACACTGGAGAGTTCTCCCCTCCGGGAGACGTGGCCTTGTCCGGATACCGATACAGGATTACCCAAGGGAGCCATTACCGAGATCTGCGGCGCCGGGAAAACAGAATTTGTCGTGCAATTCCTGAGGGAGCATTCAGACTTGAGCGTGGCCTGGGTTGAACCGGATCTTTCCATTTATCCCACGGGACTTCTCCAAAGAAAGGTCCAATTGAACCGGATTTTATTTATCGAGGCAGAAAATGAATTTCCATGGGTCGTTCAACAACTCTTTAAGAGCAATCTATTTGAAATCGTCATTCTGTTCTCCACCCTTTCAGATCCTAAAATGTTACGCAGATTTCAGCTTTCTGCCGAGAAAGCGCATGCTTCCCTGATTCTCCTCTCAGAGGTTTTCTCAAAGGGATGGCCTGTGGCATTGCAACTCAAAAGCTCACGAAAAGAGGGAGGACGGATTCACGTTGATTTGATTCGTAAACGATAATGCGTGTTGTTGTTCTTCTTTACTCCAATCCAACCCCTCTCTCCCCGATCGCGGAAGCCTGTCATCAATGGACGCCTCAGATTTCTATCAGCCATGAAGCGGTTTTTCTGGAAATCGGAAAATGTCATCGGCTCTATCGGGAAGAGAGCCTCCTTCTGCGGCTTCAGGTTTTAAATAAACGCTTTGGAATCAAACCTAAAATAGGCGTGGCGAATGATCCCCCCACAGCGCTGGCCATGGCCCGATTTCAGGTCTCTCAACGAAAAGTACTCCCGATTGAAGCCGCCCTGGATTATTTCTCTCCCTGGAAACCCACCGATGTTTTAAATACCATGATCGCGTCTCTCAAAAAACTCGGCATTCTGAAACTGGAAGATTTCTTATCCCTCCCTGCAAAAACGCTCTC
This window of the Nitrospirota bacterium genome carries:
- a CDS encoding YcfL family protein; this encodes MGKILIRLVLLIALCQGSIALADSVEAKVEQHGTSKYLEIIGISSKVTDHLLTIHLQIKNKDNGDNRGYYRASWLDESGEPVWDEEAWKPLLLHGNQKMNIKLVAPTTKAKDYKIEFSAEENYRE
- the lpoB gene encoding penicillin-binding protein activator LpoB; the protein is MMIRSNSIKILLLFAFVFSWGCAATTPSVGDNVHYGNAKDVEQVTTEFGSTDLQLIAEAMARSLAQSASGNKEKILVTIADVKNKTDEYIDTKSITDSIRVQLLKGGTMRFATDLSDMKSQTDELNRQDSGLYKKETTAKMGKMEGAQYRIEGNITSIVKRADNIKDVYYKFTLMMTNIESGTIEWTDEKEIRKTAKR
- a CDS encoding porin family protein; this encodes MNKKLVAILICLFASSLTLQAKGAGFYAGAGLGESRTSLSASLDKDRDTAFNLFGGIQINPNLATELEYLNLGKVTLGNGSGNSDGWAASMVGILPMRGNISLFGKFGLARINTTWDSSSGISPDTQTETGVTLGLGGELDFSPRNGARLSYDAYQVGTTDPVTGHSHTLKLSLLYRF
- the lexA gene encoding transcriptional repressor LexA; protein product: MSITPKQKKILEFISHYTAQSGYSPSQQEIAEAFGYKSLGTVQDFLIRLQKNGYLEKPWNAKRGIKVRSQSASLPLLGKVAAGTPIEHLIHQEQIEVPPKMIKKGGDYYALLVKGDSMKDDGILDGDYVIVRKQSTAENGQKIIAIIDNGATIKNYFKRKERLELKPANETFDPILLDPSASFRIEGLFVGLIRFTQEKR